A window of Juglans regia cultivar Chandler chromosome 7, Walnut 2.0, whole genome shotgun sequence contains these coding sequences:
- the LOC109004718 gene encoding late embryogenesis abundant protein D-29: MASKLLLRLFVMVVVMLVVLEISFAGCSVHAASDQEGRDSEEAKNKAKHEQDKAAETAQETREASESWAEWAKEKIGLKQEESEETGKKASDMASDAAKKTRDKFEEAASGAGQYSADKVRDVKDATTEQVRDAKNAATEKAGHITSPAKEKASEEANAAKEKASKIKNAATEKDSKTINEAEERATEEKERTSPKAEAKEKAHKTLETDKQKTHEIKDNIAGRGRAEEL, translated from the exons ATGGCTTCCAAGCTACTTCTTCGGCTATTTGTTATGGTGGTGGTGATGCTGGTGGTGCTAGAAATCTCCTTTGCGGGGTGCTCTGTGCACGCAGCAAGTGATCAAGAAGGTCGTGACTCTGAGGAAGCAAAGAACAAAGCGAAACATGAGCAGGATAAAGCGGCAGAGACGGCGCAAGAGACCAGAGAAGCTTCGGAGTCGTGGGCCGAGTGGGCTAAGGAGAAAATTGGTTTGAAGCAAGAGGAATCCGAGGAAACTGGTAAGAAGGCTTCTGATATGGCGTCTGACGCTGCAAAGAAGACCAGAGACAAGTTCGAGGAGGCGGCTTCTG GCGCGGGTCAATACAGTGCAGATAAGGTTAGAGATGTAAAAGATGCGACAACAGAGCAGGTCAGGGACGCTAAAAATGCTGCTACAGAGAAGGCTGGTCACATAACAAGTCCAGCGAAGGAGAAGGCCAGTGAAGAGGCAAACGCAGCAAAGGAGAAGGCTAGTAAAATAAAGAATGCAGCGACCGAGAAAGACAGCAAAACAATAAATGAGGCAGAGGAAAGGGCCactgaagaaaaggaaagaacatCCCCGAAGGcagaagcaaaagaaaaggCGCATAAAACCTTAGAGACAGACAAGCAGAAGACGCATGAAATTAAAGACAATATAGCCGGTCGAGGCCGTGCTGAGGAACTCTGA